In Candidatus Dormiibacterota bacterium, one DNA window encodes the following:
- the uvrB gene encoding excinuclease ABC subunit UvrB, producing MPNFAFTAGFSPAGGQPEAIKKLAEGVDKGQKHQVLMGVTGSGKTMVVAQMIQEIQRPTLVMSPNKTLAAQLCSEFRSFFPSNAVEYFVSYYDYYQPEAYIPRSDTYIEKDSSRNDEIDRLRQSATRALLTRRDVIVVASVSCIYGVGSPEDYLGESVEIHAGEGFRRDIFLRKLTNLQYQRNDVDFGRSRFRVRGDTVDVQPSYDQIATRVQFNGDEVERIVQIDPLTGEVIGDVESFQVFPATHYVTPRQKLLRALDGISEELEERVAWFESQGKLLEAQRLRQRTMFDMEMMRETGSCAGIENYSRHLTGRGPGQEPYTLMDFLPEDTLIVVDESHVGVPQIGGMYGGDRSRKIPLVDYGFRLPSALDNRPLTFAEWERKVQQVVYVSATPGPYEEQRSQQTIEVIIRPTGLVDPTVEVRPTKGQIDDLIGEIHKRVDKKQRTLITVLTKKMAEDMTDYLREMGIKVNYLHSDVDTLDRVEILRDLRLGVFDVLVGINLLREGLDLPEVALIAILDADKESYMRDARSLIQTTGRAARNVEGHVIMYADSVSGSMQRAIDETDRRRNIQIAYNEEHGITPASIVKAVYNLEKHQEKAIEETIATLASGLPPDEIERLIKDLERQMKKAARDLQFERAAELRDRLVALRRDAMAYRDSLTPAAAAESGVWRKPKTSRMRARVGG from the coding sequence ATGCCCAACTTCGCGTTCACGGCTGGTTTTTCGCCCGCGGGAGGCCAGCCGGAGGCGATCAAGAAGCTAGCCGAAGGGGTCGATAAGGGCCAAAAACACCAGGTCCTGATGGGGGTGACCGGCTCCGGCAAGACGATGGTCGTCGCCCAGATGATCCAGGAGATCCAGCGGCCGACGCTTGTCATGTCGCCTAACAAGACGCTGGCCGCTCAGCTCTGCAGCGAGTTTCGCTCCTTCTTTCCCAGCAACGCCGTCGAGTACTTCGTCAGCTACTACGACTACTACCAGCCGGAAGCCTACATACCCCGAAGCGATACCTACATCGAGAAAGATTCATCTCGCAACGATGAGATCGACCGGCTGCGGCAGTCCGCGACCCGGGCGCTGCTGACCCGCCGCGACGTCATCGTCGTGGCCAGCGTGTCATGCATCTACGGCGTCGGTTCGCCCGAGGACTACCTGGGTGAGTCTGTCGAGATCCATGCCGGCGAGGGTTTCCGTCGCGATATTTTTCTTCGCAAGCTGACGAACCTGCAATACCAACGCAACGACGTCGACTTTGGCCGTTCGCGCTTTCGGGTGCGCGGCGATACTGTCGACGTGCAGCCCTCGTATGACCAGATCGCCACTCGGGTCCAGTTCAACGGCGACGAGGTGGAGCGGATCGTCCAGATCGACCCGCTGACTGGTGAGGTCATCGGCGACGTCGAGTCGTTCCAGGTTTTCCCAGCTACGCACTACGTGACGCCTCGGCAGAAGCTGCTGCGAGCGCTCGATGGCATCAGCGAAGAACTCGAGGAGCGCGTCGCGTGGTTCGAGAGCCAGGGAAAGCTGCTGGAAGCGCAGCGCCTCCGTCAGCGGACGATGTTCGACATGGAGATGATGCGGGAGACCGGCAGCTGCGCCGGCATCGAGAACTACTCCCGGCACCTCACGGGCCGCGGCCCCGGCCAGGAGCCGTATACGTTGATGGACTTTCTGCCGGAAGATACGCTGATTGTGGTCGACGAGTCACACGTCGGCGTTCCCCAGATCGGCGGCATGTACGGCGGCGACCGGTCGCGGAAGATCCCCCTGGTCGATTACGGCTTCCGGCTGCCCTCGGCGCTCGATAACCGGCCGCTGACGTTTGCGGAATGGGAGCGCAAGGTACAACAAGTTGTCTACGTCTCCGCCACCCCAGGGCCGTACGAGGAACAGCGCTCCCAGCAGACGATCGAGGTCATCATCCGGCCGACCGGCCTGGTAGACCCCACTGTCGAAGTCCGCCCGACCAAGGGCCAGATCGACGACCTGATCGGGGAGATCCATAAGCGAGTCGATAAGAAGCAGCGAACGCTGATCACCGTGCTGACGAAAAAGATGGCGGAAGACATGACCGACTACCTACGCGAGATGGGCATCAAGGTGAACTACCTGCACTCGGACGTCGATACGCTTGACCGCGTCGAGATTCTGCGCGACCTGCGGCTCGGCGTCTTCGACGTGCTCGTCGGCATCAACCTCCTGCGAGAAGGACTCGACCTGCCGGAGGTCGCCCTCATCGCCATCCTCGACGCGGACAAGGAGAGCTACATGCGCGACGCGCGCTCGCTCATCCAGACGACCGGACGGGCGGCCCGCAACGTTGAGGGGCACGTCATCATGTACGCGGACTCGGTCAGCGGCTCGATGCAGAGGGCGATCGACGAGACCGACCGCCGTCGCAATATCCAGATCGCCTACAACGAGGAGCACGGCATCACACCGGCCAGCATCGTGAAGGCCGTCTACAACCTCGAGAAGCACCAGGAGAAAGCGATCGAAGAAACGATCGCCACGCTAGCGTCCGGATTGCCGCCGGACGAGATCGAGCGCCTCATCAAAGACCTCGAACGGCAGATGAAGAAGGCGGCCCGCGACCTGCAGTTCGAGCGGGCCGCGGAACTGCGCGACCGGCTGGTTGCGCTGCGTCGCGACGCCATGGCGTATCGAGACTCCCTGACGCCGGCGGCCGCGGCCGAGTCGGGCGTGTGGCGCAAGCCGAAGACCAGCCGGATGAGGGCTCGCGTCGGTGGCTGA
- a CDS encoding phosphatase PAP2 family protein — protein MPALIRLHWPVLSRRLLITSGAFFAAFVLLALLVDLGAFDRLNLRMTHYLQGRGSTGQDIGLGIFSYLGSIEATLLVAALIGIALFRGLRLLAVLPVAFVLAGSLLELIGKQVITSPAPGRAFQRFPDFLPGLAHKFGHYSFPSGHVLRATMTYGLVLYLSERWELFGRDSSRLSPVLVLLVFFVGYGVVYLGWHWLSDALGGLLLGLTLLFALIAYLERKRTVNPGHQLD, from the coding sequence ATGCCAGCACTGATCCGCCTCCACTGGCCGGTCCTCAGCCGGCGGCTCCTGATCACGAGCGGGGCCTTCTTCGCCGCCTTCGTCCTTCTAGCGCTGTTGGTCGACCTGGGTGCGTTCGACCGGCTAAATTTGCGAATGACACACTACCTACAGGGCCGGGGCAGCACCGGGCAGGACATCGGGCTCGGAATATTCTCGTATCTCGGCAGCATCGAGGCGACGCTGCTGGTCGCCGCCCTCATCGGCATCGCCCTCTTTCGCGGCCTCCGCCTGTTGGCTGTGCTACCCGTAGCCTTTGTGCTCGCCGGCTCGCTTCTGGAGCTCATTGGGAAGCAGGTGATCACGAGCCCGGCTCCGGGTAGGGCGTTTCAGCGGTTCCCGGACTTCCTGCCGGGGCTGGCTCACAAGTTCGGGCACTATTCGTTTCCCAGCGGCCACGTACTTCGGGCGACGATGACTTACGGCCTGGTGCTGTACCTCTCGGAGCGTTGGGAGCTGTTCGGCCGCGACAGCTCGCGGCTTAGCCCGGTGCTGGTGCTCCTGGTCTTCTTCGTCGGCTACGGCGTCGTCTACCTCGGATGGCACTGGCTCTCGGACGCCCTTGGGGGGCTCCTGCTCGGCCTGACGCTTCTGTTTGCGCTGATCGCGTATCTGGAACGCAAACGCACCGTCAACCCCGGTCATCAGCTCGACTAG
- the mutM gene encoding bifunctional DNA-formamidopyrimidine glycosylase/DNA-(apurinic or apyrimidinic site) lyase → MPELPEVETIVRDLRPQLTGRRIESLQLTRDPAVRARVVRYPSATKFVRRLRGRTIKTVLRRGKYIVMPLEPAPTGTLAPNGALGDQVIVHLGMTGHLRVCEPEEAPVKHTHFRAVLDSGLELRYDDPRQFGRLVVGTMDELIAARAFPRRLGPEPIHGDLTEAEFERLVKARRRPVKSALLDQSFLAGVGNIYADEACFRAEIRPSRWTHRLTVRERRALYEAIQYVLENSIAARGSSIINYVDGFGLRGSNQEKLLVYGRSGEPCLRCGTPLLGTRMAGRGTVYCRKCQH, encoded by the coding sequence ATGCCCGAGCTTCCCGAAGTCGAAACCATCGTCCGCGATTTGCGGCCGCAACTCACGGGCCGCCGCATCGAGTCGCTGCAACTAACGCGCGATCCCGCGGTCCGGGCACGAGTCGTGCGCTACCCGAGTGCGACGAAGTTCGTTCGTCGCCTACGCGGCCGGACGATCAAGACAGTCCTACGTCGGGGCAAATACATCGTGATGCCCCTGGAGCCGGCTCCCACCGGAACGTTGGCGCCCAACGGCGCGTTGGGTGACCAGGTGATCGTCCATTTGGGCATGACCGGGCACTTGCGGGTCTGCGAGCCGGAAGAAGCGCCGGTCAAGCACACGCACTTCCGGGCCGTGCTCGATAGTGGTCTGGAGCTGCGTTACGACGATCCCCGGCAGTTCGGGCGCCTGGTCGTCGGCACCATGGATGAACTCATCGCGGCCCGCGCCTTCCCCCGGCGCCTCGGTCCAGAGCCGATCCACGGCGACCTCACCGAGGCCGAATTCGAACGGCTCGTCAAGGCCCGCCGCCGGCCGGTGAAATCGGCGTTACTCGATCAGTCCTTTCTGGCCGGCGTGGGCAATATCTATGCGGACGAGGCATGTTTTCGGGCCGAAATCCGTCCTAGCCGGTGGACTCACCGGCTCACCGTTCGTGAACGGCGGGCGCTGTACGAAGCAATTCAGTACGTCCTGGAGAACAGCATTGCTGCGCGAGGCTCTTCGATCATTAACTACGTCGACGGCTTTGGGCTGCGCGGCAGCAATCAGGAGAAGCTGCTCGTCTACGGCCGAAGCGGCGAGCCCTGTCTGAGATGCGGGACGCCATTGCTGGGAACACGGATGGCCGGCCGCGGCACGGTCTACTGCCGCAAATGCCAGCACTGA
- the polA gene encoding DNA polymerase I codes for MPESQQKQRLVLIDGHSLVYRAFFALPSLTDREGNIVNAAYGFTSMLLLALQEHPDYVLASFDLGGRTFRHEELAQYKATRRPTPPELSPQFPLTRDIVRAFGIPIYEIQGVEADDVIGTLARQAREQGLHSTIVTGDLDALQLVNDDVFVLTSKRGVSETILYTPDRVRERYGLEPIQTVDLKGLVGDVSDNIPGIRGIGEKTAIKLIQEFGSVESLVENRERVAPPKIKKLLDEHWEQALLSKRMATIVLDVSGVTLDLSHGSATDYRPEAARTILADLGFRSLAARVPTTWSDGSAMSAPPIFAPPVREQGRLPLDGEPARQEAARQPATRQPAQSTLSLEAAPTESVTLVRESAELERLTAAFAAADRVGFQVITLDDVPRHGRIAALVVGLNEHEIFYLPLAHEQERCLEVRDVLGRFAASLGSAKPSKLGFNQKADYLALRVHGIELRGADWDLLVAAYLLNSGVRSPSLEALASDVLHRSIEGREALFGSGKAAMTCDQVDVMRAAAFFGERMRVMLELAPRLESELDRLGNAELFRDLEMPLLPVLAEMELAGVSVDLPYLQQVSRDLYEQLRVLDQEIADVAHGPINVNSPQQLARFLFEDLDLPGGRKTKSGYSTDANVLEGLRDQHPVVSKILEFRQLSKLKGTYVDALPLLVDAKTHRVHTSFNQTVAATGRLSSSDPNLQNIPIRTEVGQKVRRAFIPGRPGDVLLSADYSQIELRVLAHMTDDPVLVDAFARGEDIHARTAAEVFGIPQADVTANQRRLAKVVNFGLFYGLSDFGLARDTGMSTEEARVFIDAYFRAYNRVREFLEGIKIQAREQGYVETILHRRRYIQDIRSPNRMLRQGAERIAINMPIQGSAADIMKLAMIRLQDYLHEQRLASQMILTVHDELVFEVTPGERDRLIEVVPDLMARAYPLKVPVQVDLKVGPNWQDMERVRLVAARA; via the coding sequence GTGCCGGAGTCCCAACAGAAGCAGCGGCTCGTCCTTATCGACGGCCACTCGTTGGTCTACCGCGCCTTCTTTGCGCTGCCCTCCTTAACCGACCGCGAAGGCAATATCGTCAACGCCGCCTACGGCTTTACGTCGATGCTCTTGCTGGCTCTGCAGGAACATCCAGACTACGTGCTCGCGTCTTTCGACCTGGGCGGCCGGACCTTCCGCCACGAGGAGCTGGCCCAGTACAAGGCGACTCGGCGGCCGACGCCGCCGGAGCTGAGTCCGCAGTTTCCGCTGACGCGCGACATTGTCCGCGCCTTCGGGATTCCCATCTACGAAATTCAGGGCGTCGAGGCGGACGACGTCATCGGCACGCTGGCGCGGCAGGCCCGTGAGCAAGGCCTGCACAGCACGATCGTCACCGGCGATTTGGATGCCTTGCAACTTGTCAATGACGATGTCTTTGTCTTGACGAGCAAGCGCGGCGTGTCGGAGACGATTCTGTACACGCCCGACCGTGTGCGCGAGCGCTATGGCCTGGAGCCGATCCAGACCGTGGATCTCAAGGGCCTGGTCGGCGACGTCTCGGACAATATCCCCGGCATCCGCGGAATCGGTGAGAAGACGGCGATCAAGCTGATCCAGGAGTTCGGGTCCGTCGAGAGCCTCGTTGAGAACCGCGAGCGGGTCGCGCCACCCAAGATCAAGAAACTGCTGGACGAGCACTGGGAGCAGGCGCTGCTCAGCAAGAGAATGGCGACGATCGTCCTCGACGTCTCCGGGGTTACGCTCGACTTGAGCCACGGCTCTGCCACGGATTATCGCCCCGAAGCGGCGCGGACGATCCTGGCGGACCTCGGCTTCCGCAGCCTCGCGGCCCGGGTCCCAACCACCTGGAGCGACGGTAGCGCGATGTCCGCCCCGCCGATCTTTGCGCCGCCCGTCAGAGAGCAGGGGCGCCTTCCTCTGGATGGGGAGCCGGCGCGCCAGGAGGCGGCCCGCCAGCCGGCGACCCGCCAGCCAGCGCAATCGACGCTGTCCCTCGAGGCGGCGCCGACGGAGTCTGTCACCCTCGTCCGCGAGTCGGCCGAGCTCGAGCGGCTGACTGCCGCTTTTGCGGCAGCCGACCGGGTCGGGTTCCAGGTCATCACGCTGGATGACGTGCCGCGTCACGGCCGGATCGCCGCCCTGGTCGTCGGCCTCAATGAGCATGAGATTTTTTACTTGCCGCTGGCCCACGAACAGGAGCGTTGCCTCGAGGTGCGCGATGTCCTTGGCCGCTTCGCCGCCAGCCTCGGTAGCGCGAAGCCGTCCAAGCTGGGCTTCAATCAGAAGGCCGATTACCTGGCGCTGCGAGTGCATGGCATCGAACTCCGTGGGGCCGACTGGGATCTGCTCGTGGCGGCCTACCTGCTCAACTCCGGTGTTCGCTCGCCAAGCCTCGAGGCGCTGGCCTCGGATGTCTTGCATCGTTCCATCGAGGGGCGCGAGGCCCTCTTCGGCAGCGGCAAGGCCGCCATGACCTGCGACCAGGTCGACGTCATGCGGGCGGCGGCGTTTTTCGGCGAGCGCATGCGCGTCATGCTGGAGCTGGCGCCACGGCTCGAGTCCGAACTGGATCGTTTAGGCAACGCCGAATTGTTTCGTGATCTGGAGATGCCGCTGCTCCCCGTGCTGGCCGAGATGGAGCTGGCCGGCGTGTCCGTCGACCTGCCCTACTTGCAGCAGGTCTCCCGGGACTTATACGAACAACTACGAGTTCTGGACCAGGAGATCGCGGACGTCGCCCACGGGCCGATCAACGTCAACTCGCCGCAGCAACTGGCGAGATTTCTCTTTGAAGATCTCGACCTACCTGGCGGCCGCAAGACAAAAAGCGGCTACTCGACCGATGCCAACGTGCTCGAAGGGCTGCGCGACCAGCATCCAGTCGTCTCGAAAATTCTCGAGTTCAGACAATTGAGCAAACTCAAGGGCACCTACGTCGATGCCCTGCCGCTACTGGTCGATGCGAAGACGCATCGCGTCCACACCAGCTTCAATCAGACCGTGGCGGCGACCGGCCGGCTCTCGTCGTCTGACCCAAACTTACAGAACATTCCCATCCGGACCGAGGTCGGCCAGAAAGTGCGTCGCGCCTTCATCCCGGGACGCCCCGGCGATGTTTTGCTATCGGCCGATTACTCGCAGATCGAGCTGCGTGTCCTGGCCCACATGACGGACGATCCGGTGCTGGTCGATGCCTTTGCGCGCGGCGAAGACATCCACGCCCGGACCGCCGCCGAAGTCTTTGGCATTCCGCAGGCCGACGTCACGGCCAATCAGCGGCGCCTGGCCAAAGTCGTTAACTTCGGCTTGTTCTACGGCCTCAGTGATTTCGGGCTCGCCCGCGACACGGGCATGTCAACGGAAGAGGCCAGGGTTTTCATCGACGCATACTTCCGCGCCTACAACCGGGTCCGTGAATTTCTCGAAGGCATCAAGATCCAGGCCCGAGAGCAAGGCTACGTCGAGACAATCCTTCATCGGCGGCGCTATATCCAGGACATTCGCTCGCCGAATCGCATGCTTCGTCAGGGCGCTGAGCGAATCGCCATCAACATGCCGATCCAGGGATCCGCGGCCGACATCATGAAACTGGCGATGATCCGGCTACAAGACTATCTGCACGAGCAGCGGCTCGCCAGCCAGATGATCCTCACCGTGCACGACGAGCTCGTCTTCGAAGTCACCCCGGGCGAACGCGATCGATTGATCGAAGTCGTGCCGGACTTGATGGCCCGCGCTTACCCCTTGAAAGTGCCAGTTCAAGTCGACCTGAAAGTCGGGCCTAACTGGCAGGATATGGAGCGCGTGCGACTTGTCGCCGCCCGGGCCTAG
- a CDS encoding bifunctional nuclease family protein: MAKFVEMQVDSIRVHMPSGQHVVILKEKETDRYLPIWIGIYEANAIALKITGITPERPITHDLLANILQSAEMRLKKIQVTSLTNEVFFARLFLAVNGKEVEIDSRPSDAIALAVRMTCPILVSQDVLDKAGVFPEKEEEEEDKLSIFKELINSMDLPDLEGPPPEKS; this comes from the coding sequence ATGGCTAAATTCGTCGAAATGCAAGTCGACTCCATCCGCGTGCACATGCCCAGCGGGCAGCACGTCGTGATCCTCAAAGAAAAAGAAACAGACCGGTATCTACCGATCTGGATCGGCATCTACGAAGCCAACGCGATCGCCCTGAAGATCACGGGCATCACCCCCGAGCGGCCGATCACCCACGACCTGTTGGCCAATATTCTGCAGAGCGCCGAGATGCGACTCAAGAAAATCCAGGTGACGTCGCTGACAAATGAAGTCTTCTTTGCCAGACTGTTTCTCGCGGTCAACGGCAAGGAAGTCGAGATCGACTCGCGACCGAGCGATGCGATCGCGCTCGCGGTCCGGATGACCTGTCCGATCCTTGTCTCACAGGACGTTCTCGACAAGGCCGGCGTGTTCCCCGAGAAAGAAGAGGAAGAAGAAGACAAACTCTCGATCTTCAAAGAGCTCATCAACAGCATGGACCTGCCGGACCTGGAAGGTCCACCGCCGGAGAAGAGCTAG
- a CDS encoding zf-HC2 domain-containing protein — MPNEPRIPTEPTLEELSAYLDHELDARAQARVAEHVAGCAECTRRLDRLRETVYAVRALPMETPTRTFRIPAQPRQSFRWAPVGWLGAGAAAMLVVVIGVSQLHFQGPAGTASTSTFNGGGAAAPAYSSATRNQKGAIAPLAAPVPSTQQFDAQSSGAAANGATVSDPTNGSRRLVLDSDRSSYATNGRMRVTVQLIGSPSTSLNSGDQGLTLTLVRNGQGVALNPVGVESWNGTPIFGGWYDLTSFPLSAPRAGDYRLEATWLIPDGSGRVLQASIPVRIAG, encoded by the coding sequence ATGCCGAATGAGCCACGCATCCCGACCGAGCCGACGCTTGAGGAGCTCTCGGCGTATCTCGACCATGAGCTCGACGCTCGTGCGCAGGCGCGCGTCGCGGAACACGTCGCCGGCTGTGCCGAGTGCACGCGGCGTCTGGATCGGCTGCGTGAGACGGTCTATGCCGTCCGCGCGCTGCCGATGGAGACGCCGACCCGGACCTTCCGCATCCCGGCGCAGCCCCGCCAGTCGTTTCGCTGGGCGCCAGTCGGCTGGCTGGGCGCTGGCGCGGCAGCCATGCTCGTCGTCGTCATCGGGGTGTCGCAGTTGCACTTCCAAGGTCCTGCCGGCACGGCCAGCACCAGCACGTTCAACGGAGGCGGTGCCGCGGCGCCGGCGTACAGTTCCGCCACGCGGAACCAGAAAGGCGCCATCGCTCCGCTCGCGGCGCCGGTTCCGTCTACGCAGCAGTTTGACGCGCAGTCCAGTGGAGCGGCAGCGAATGGCGCGACTGTCTCGGATCCAACAAATGGCTCGCGGCGCCTGGTCCTGGATTCGGACCGCTCGTCCTACGCAACGAATGGCAGGATGCGGGTGACTGTCCAGTTGATCGGCTCGCCGTCGACGTCCCTCAACAGCGGTGACCAAGGGCTGACCCTGACGCTGGTCCGCAACGGTCAGGGCGTCGCACTCAATCCGGTCGGCGTCGAGAGCTGGAACGGCACGCCGATCTTCGGCGGTTGGTATGACCTCACCAGCTTCCCCCTGTCGGCACCGCGCGCCGGCGATTATCGGCTCGAGGCCACCTGGTTGATTCCCGACGGGTCGGGACGGGTACTCCAGGCGAGCATCCCGGTCCGGATCGCGGGCTAG
- a CDS encoding sigma-70 family RNA polymerase sigma factor, with protein sequence MVASNNSNDDRDLVGRARRGDREAFTQLIVQYQVPLYNMALRMVGQPDDAADITQEAFLRAWEKIRTLREAPFKSWLFQIAANLCYDHFRRGRRFSVMPDEDQISPKAGNVVGLGIATPDPQEQTEANARTRLVRDSIQALDHDMRIAIVLRDVNGMAYEEIAAVLRVPLGTVKSRIARARAQVQERLQQHPDFFPTREDAHAE encoded by the coding sequence ATGGTTGCGTCTAACAACTCGAACGACGATCGCGACCTGGTGGGCCGGGCCCGCCGGGGCGATCGGGAGGCGTTTACCCAATTGATCGTGCAATATCAAGTCCCGCTCTACAACATGGCGCTGCGGATGGTCGGCCAACCGGATGATGCCGCCGACATCACGCAGGAGGCGTTTCTCCGCGCCTGGGAAAAGATCCGCACCCTGCGGGAGGCGCCGTTCAAGTCCTGGCTGTTCCAGATTGCCGCGAATCTCTGTTACGACCACTTTCGGCGCGGCCGGCGGTTCAGCGTCATGCCCGACGAAGATCAGATAAGTCCCAAGGCCGGTAACGTCGTCGGCCTCGGCATCGCGACGCCTGATCCGCAGGAGCAAACCGAGGCGAATGCGCGGACGCGCCTGGTCCGTGACAGCATCCAGGCACTCGACCACGACATGCGGATCGCGATCGTCCTGCGCGACGTGAACGGCATGGCGTACGAGGAGATCGCCGCCGTGCTTCGCGTTCCGCTCGGCACGGTCAAGTCGCGGATCGCACGCGCACGCGCTCAGGTCCAGGAGCGCCTGCAGCAGCACCCGGATTTCTTTCCGACTCGGGAGGATGCCCATGCCGAATGA
- a CDS encoding ABC transporter ATP-binding protein: MISVEQLTKVYGKRTALDAVSFEVPKGEIFGFVGPNGAGKTTTLRILAALLEPTTGRAFVDGADVSQQPERVHERLGYMPDFFGVYDQLTAAEYLDFYAACYRQPKARRTKIANDLLELVGLTDRRDQPVDTLSRGLKQRLCLARALVHDPAVLLLDEPASGLDPRARVEMREILRELQKMGKTIVISSHILPELTELCTMVGIIDQGRMRATGAVQDVIRQLTSGRRLRITVLGQKEEAAALLRPLTMIHAVSTVNGAIEAEYEGDDTTAASILQTLTAAGIKVSGFSQLEGGLEDAFMRATEE; this comes from the coding sequence ATGATTTCGGTCGAGCAGCTCACCAAGGTCTACGGCAAGCGGACCGCGCTCGACGCGGTCTCATTCGAAGTTCCCAAAGGGGAGATCTTCGGCTTTGTCGGACCGAACGGCGCCGGGAAGACGACTACGCTGCGCATCCTTGCGGCGCTGCTGGAGCCGACCACGGGACGCGCCTTTGTCGACGGTGCCGACGTGAGCCAGCAGCCGGAGCGTGTTCACGAACGCCTTGGTTACATGCCGGACTTCTTCGGCGTCTACGATCAGCTCACCGCGGCGGAGTACCTGGATTTCTACGCCGCCTGCTACCGGCAGCCCAAAGCCCGTCGTACGAAAATCGCGAATGACCTGCTCGAGCTCGTCGGGCTGACCGACCGTCGCGATCAGCCGGTCGACACATTGTCGCGCGGGCTCAAGCAGCGGCTGTGCCTCGCACGGGCACTGGTGCACGACCCGGCCGTGTTGTTACTCGACGAGCCGGCCTCCGGGCTCGACCCGCGGGCGCGCGTCGAGATGCGCGAGATCCTGAGAGAGTTGCAAAAAATGGGCAAGACGATCGTGATCTCGAGCCACATCCTCCCAGAGCTGACGGAGCTCTGCACCATGGTCGGCATCATCGATCAGGGTCGGATGCGGGCGACCGGCGCCGTCCAGGACGTCATCCGACAGTTGACCAGCGGGCGACGTCTGCGCATCACGGTGCTCGGTCAGAAGGAAGAGGCCGCCGCGCTGCTCAGGCCGTTGACGATGATCCACGCGGTCAGCACGGTCAATGGCGCCATCGAGGCCGAGTACGAAGGCGACGACACAACGGCGGCCAGCATCTTGCAGACGCTGACGGCGGCGGGCATCAAGGTTTCGGGGTTCAGCCAGCTCGAGGGCGGCCTCGAAGACGCGTTCATGAGGGCGACGGAGGAATGA
- a CDS encoding ABC transporter permease, whose translation MNRVAIALWNPIVAKEYRSRMRTWRSPLAMTVYILLLGGLGWAVFAAMAYSSRNSYNGGQAANYGQGLFLYLVLFQMVLLAFITPALTAGAISSERERQTIDLLFVTKLPSFAILWGKLLASMSFVLLLLLLSVPIFSLVFLFGGIELDQVAAAFLVTAISALTLGIIGIACSTAFRRTLPATVTAYGAAFILLAGSLLFGLLFPTDIDPKATAAPAPPAVTYLSPLIPLITIGTNGPITNFGVRNGGPLYGTSGSGTTTCSITPGGMKSCYQVGPTGPIGKGIITAYPAQATGTVIPSGLFTGWQYWQATVTLQLAICLVALIVGAMLIPPIRHLPWRRRAPIKVKP comes from the coding sequence ATGAACCGCGTCGCGATCGCGCTGTGGAATCCCATCGTCGCCAAGGAGTACCGCTCCCGGATGCGCACCTGGCGCTCACCGCTCGCTATGACGGTTTACATCCTCTTGCTGGGCGGCCTGGGCTGGGCGGTCTTTGCGGCGATGGCGTATTCATCGCGCAATTCGTACAACGGTGGGCAGGCCGCCAATTACGGACAAGGCTTGTTTCTCTATCTGGTGCTGTTTCAAATGGTGTTGCTCGCGTTCATCACCCCGGCCCTGACGGCCGGCGCGATCAGCAGCGAACGCGAGCGCCAGACGATCGATTTGCTCTTCGTGACGAAGCTTCCATCGTTTGCGATTCTGTGGGGCAAGCTGCTGGCATCGATGTCCTTCGTGCTCCTGCTCTTGCTGCTCTCGGTGCCGATTTTCAGTCTGGTGTTCCTTTTCGGCGGGATCGAGCTCGACCAGGTCGCCGCGGCCTTCCTCGTCACGGCGATCAGCGCGTTGACGCTCGGCATCATCGGGATCGCCTGCTCGACGGCGTTCCGGCGCACGCTGCCGGCGACCGTCACCGCCTACGGGGCGGCCTTCATCCTGCTGGCGGGCAGCCTGCTCTTTGGGCTCCTCTTCCCGACCGACATCGATCCCAAGGCGACCGCCGCGCCGGCGCCGCCCGCCGTGACATATCTGAGTCCCCTGATTCCCCTGATTACGATCGGGACCAACGGGCCCATCACGAATTTCGGGGTGCGCAACGGCGGCCCGCTGTACGGGACCAGTGGCAGCGGCACGACCACGTGCTCCATCACGCCCGGCGGCATGAAAAGCTGCTACCAGGTCGGCCCGACCGGACCGATCGGAAAAGGCATCATCACGGCCTACCCGGCGCAAGCCACCGGGACGGTCATCCCGAGCGGGCTCTTCACCGGCTGGCAATACTGGCAGGCGACCGTCACGTTGCAGCTCGCCATCTGTCTCGTCGCCCTCATCGTGGGTGCGATGCTGATCCCACCGATTCGCCACCTGCCATGGCGGAGGCGCGCCCCGATAAAGGTCAAGCCATGA